Proteins encoded together in one Helicobacter pylori window:
- a CDS encoding LPS-assembly protein LptD — translation MIRWLYLAVFFLLSALEAKEIAMQRFDKQNHKIFEILADKVSAKDNVITASGNAILLNYDVYILADKVRYDTKTKEALLEGNIKVYRGEGLLVKTDYVKLSLNEKYEIIFPFYVQDSVSGIWVSADIASGKDQKYKVKNMSASGCSIDNPIWHVNATSGSFNMQKSHLSMWNPKIYIGDIPVLYLPYIFMSTSNKRTTGFLYPEFGTSNLDGFIYLQPFYLAPKNSWDMTFTPQIRYKRGFGLNFEARYINSKDDRFLFNARYFRNYTQYVKRYDLRNQNIYGFEFLSSSRDTLQKYFHLKSNIDNGHYIDFLYMNDLDYVRFEKVNKRITDATHMSRANYYLQTENNYYGLNIKYFLNLNKINNNRTFQSVPNLQYHKYLNSLYFRNLLYSVDYQFRNTAREIGYGYVQNALNVPVGLQFSLFKKYLSLGLWNDLQLSNVALMQSKNSFVPTIPNESREFGNFVSSNFSMYVNTDLAREYNKLFHTIQLEAIFNIPYYTFKNGLFSQNMYALSTQALNSYTSPLLRDYDYQGRLYDSVWNPSSILPSDASNKTVNLTLTQYLYGLGGQELLYFKISQLINLDDKVSPFKMPLESKIGFSPLTGLNIFGNVFYSFYQNRLEEISVNANYQRKFLSFNLSYFLRNNFSSGINSIVENPADYLKAGFSNDFGYFSMSADVGYDIRNNVVLNWNVGIYKKIRCFGIGFQFVNQRRPILTGDPNQPIRVFENNYVKLELDFSPITKTNVTYRSLQRK, via the coding sequence ATGATTCGTTGGTTGTATTTGGCGGTCTTTTTTTTGTTGAGCGCATTAGAGGCTAAAGAAATCGCTATGCAACGATTTGACAAACAAAACCATAAGATTTTTGAAATCCTTGCGGATAAAGTGAGCGCTAAAGACAATGTGATAACCGCATCAGGGAATGCGATTCTATTGAATTATGACGTGTATATTCTAGCGGATAAGGTGCGTTATGACACCAAGACTAAAGAAGCGTTATTAGAAGGCAATATCAAGGTTTATAGGGGCGAGGGTTTGCTCGTTAAAACCGATTACGTGAAATTGAGTTTGAATGAAAAATATGAGATCATTTTCCCCTTTTATGTCCAAGACAGCGTGAGCGGGATTTGGGTGAGCGCGGATATTGCTAGCGGGAAGGATCAAAAATATAAGGTTAAAAACATGAGCGCTTCAGGGTGCAGCATTGACAACCCCATTTGGCATGTCAATGCGACTTCAGGCTCATTTAATATGCAAAAATCGCATTTGTCAATGTGGAATCCTAAGATCTATATCGGTGATATTCCTGTATTGTATTTGCCCTACATTTTCATGTCCACTAGCAATAAAAGAACTACCGGGTTTTTATACCCTGAGTTTGGCACTTCCAACTTAGACGGCTTTATTTATTTGCAACCCTTTTATTTAGCCCCCAAAAACTCATGGGATATGACCTTTACCCCACAAATCCGCTATAAAAGGGGTTTTGGCTTGAATTTTGAAGCGCGCTACATCAACTCTAAAGACGACAGGTTTTTATTCAACGCACGCTATTTTAGGAATTACACCCAATACGTCAAACGCTACGATTTGAGGAATCAAAATATCTATGGTTTTGAATTTTTAAGCTCTAGCAGGGACACTTTACAAAAATACTTTCATCTTAAGTCTAATATTGACAACGGGCATTACATTGACTTTTTATACATGAACGATTTGGATTATGTGCGTTTTGAAAAGGTTAATAAGCGTATCACAGACGCCACGCACATGTCTAGGGCGAATTACTATTTGCAAACAGAAAACAATTATTACGGCTTGAATATCAAGTATTTTTTAAACCTGAATAAAATCAACAATAACCGCACTTTCCAATCTGTCCCTAATTTGCAATACCATAAATATTTAAATTCTTTGTATTTTAGGAATTTATTGTATTCGGTGGATTATCAGTTTAGAAACACCGCAAGAGAGATCGGCTATGGCTATGTGCAAAACGCTTTGAATGTGCCGGTGGGCTTGCAATTTTCTTTGTTTAAAAAGTATTTGTCTCTAGGGCTTTGGAATGATCTCCAACTATCTAATGTGGCTTTAATGCAATCTAAAAATTCCTTCGTGCCTACGATCCCTAATGAATCAAGGGAATTTGGGAACTTTGTGTCTTCCAATTTTTCCATGTATGTCAATACGGATTTAGCCAGAGAATACAACAAACTTTTCCACACGATCCAACTAGAAGCGATTTTCAACATCCCTTATTACACCTTTAAAAACGGCTTATTTTCTCAAAACATGTATGCTTTAAGCACGCAAGCCTTAAACAGCTACACTTCGCCTTTATTGAGAGATTATGATTATCAAGGGCGTTTGTATGACTCCGTGTGGAATCCTAGCAGCATTTTACCCAGCGATGCGAGCAATAAAACGGTGAATTTAACCCTAACGCAATACCTTTATGGCTTAGGAGGGCAAGAGTTGTTGTATTTTAAAATATCGCAACTCATCAATCTTGACGATAAAGTTTCGCCCTTTAAAATGCCCCTAGAAAGCAAGATCGGGTTTTCGCCCTTAACAGGATTAAACATCTTTGGGAATGTCTTTTATTCGTTTTATCAAAACCGCTTAGAAGAAATCTCTGTGAACGCCAATTACCAACGCAAATTTTTAAGCTTTAACCTCTCTTATTTTTTAAGGAACAATTTTAGCAGTGGGATTAATAGCATTGTAGAAAATCCTGCGGATTATTTAAAGGCGGGTTTTAGCAACGACTTTGGTTACTTTTCCATGAGCGCGGATGTGGGTTATGATATTAGAAATAATGTGGTTTTAAATTGGAATGTGGGGATTTATAAAAAAATCCGTTGTTTTGGGATTGGCTTTCAATTCGTCAACCAACGACGCCCCATCCTCACCGGCGATCCCAACCAACCTATAAGAGTGTTTGAAAATAACTATGTTAAGCTAGAATTAGACTTTTCACCGATCACTAAAACCAATGTGACTTACCGCTCTTTACAGCGTAAGTAA
- a CDS encoding RDD family protein — MRSPNLEKEETEIIETLLMREKMRLCPLYWRILAFLTDGLLVAFLLSDLLGACDFLHSLYWLANPIYHSVFVMVGFIVLYGVYEIFFVCLCKMSLAKLVFRIKIIDIYLADCPSRAILLKRLGLKIVVFLCPFLWFVVFKNPYHRAWHEEKSKSLLVLF; from the coding sequence ATGCGCTCTCCAAACTTAGAAAAAGAAGAAACTGAAATCATAGAAACACTCCTTATGCGTGAAAAAATGCGTTTATGCCCCTTGTATTGGCGCATCTTAGCGTTTTTAACCGATGGTTTGTTGGTGGCGTTTTTATTGAGCGATCTTTTAGGGGCGTGCGATTTTTTGCATTCTTTATATTGGCTAGCTAACCCCATTTATCACAGCGTGTTTGTTATGGTGGGTTTTATCGTCTTGTATGGCGTTTATGAAATCTTTTTTGTGTGTTTGTGCAAGATGAGTTTGGCTAAACTGGTTTTTAGGATTAAAATCATTGATATTTATTTAGCAGATTGCCCCAGTAGGGCTATTTTATTGAAGCGTTTAGGGTTAAAGATCGTGGTTTTTCTATGCCCCTTTTTATGGTTTGTAGTGTTTAAAAACCCCTATCATAGGGCATGGCATGAAGAAAAAAGCAAAAGTCTTTTGGTGTTGTTTTAA
- the purD gene encoding phosphoribosylamine--glycine ligase, with translation MKDNNNYNVLIVGNKGREYALAQRLQQDERVNALYFCLGNGGTQDLGENLECEHYEHIVELALKKQIHLAIISEEELLVLGLTEMLEKAGILVFGASKEAAKLEASKSYMKAFVKECGIKSASYFETNDLKEALSYIQNASFPLVIKALNKNTSIVHQEEEAIKILEDAFKQSNEPVIIEPFLEGFELSVTALIANDDFILLPFCQNYKRLLEGDNGVNTGGMGAIAPANFFSNELEEKIKNHIFKPTLEKLQADNTPFKGVLLAEIVIIEEKGVLEPYLLDFSVRFKDIECQTILPLLESSLLDLCLATAKGELHSLELVFSKEFVMSVALVSRNYPTSSSPKQTLYIDPVDEKKGHLILGEVEQDNGVFESSGGRVIFAIGRGKSLLEARNHAYEIAQKVHFEGMFYRKDIGFKVLDLKEYS, from the coding sequence ATGAAAGATAACAATAACTATAATGTTTTAATTGTGGGGAATAAGGGGCGAGAGTATGCTTTGGCTCAAAGGCTTCAGCAAGATGAGCGAGTGAATGCTTTGTATTTTTGTTTGGGTAATGGTGGCACTCAAGATTTAGGCGAAAATCTGGAATGCGAACATTACGAGCATATCGTGGAATTAGCCCTGAAAAAACAGATCCATTTAGCCATCATTTCAGAAGAAGAGCTTTTGGTTTTAGGGCTTACAGAGATGCTAGAAAAAGCGGGGATTTTAGTGTTTGGGGCTTCTAAAGAAGCGGCTAAGTTAGAGGCTTCTAAAAGCTATATGAAAGCTTTTGTTAAAGAATGCGGTATCAAAAGCGCGTCTTACTTTGAAACAAACGATTTAAAAGAAGCTTTGAGTTACATCCAAAACGCTTCCTTCCCCTTAGTGATTAAAGCGTTGAATAAAAACACAAGCATTGTCCATCAAGAAGAAGAAGCGATAAAAATCCTTGAAGACGCTTTCAAACAAAGCAATGAGCCTGTGATCATAGAGCCTTTTTTAGAGGGGTTTGAGCTTTCAGTTACAGCGCTCATAGCCAATGATGATTTTATCTTGTTGCCCTTTTGCCAAAACTACAAACGCTTATTAGAGGGGGATAACGGGGTCAATACAGGAGGTATGGGGGCCATCGCTCCTGCAAACTTTTTCTCTAATGAATTAGAAGAGAAAATAAAAAATCATATCTTTAAACCCACTTTAGAGAAGCTTCAGGCTGACAACACGCCTTTTAAAGGGGTTTTACTCGCTGAAATTGTAATCATAGAAGAAAAGGGTGTTTTAGAGCCGTATTTATTGGATTTTAGCGTGCGTTTTAAAGACATTGAATGCCAGACGATTTTACCCCTTTTAGAAAGCTCGCTTTTAGATTTGTGTTTGGCTACAGCCAAGGGGGAATTACATTCTCTTGAATTGGTGTTTTCTAAAGAATTTGTGATGAGTGTGGCGCTTGTTTCTAGGAATTACCCCACTAGCTCTTCGCCCAAGCAAACCCTTTATATTGATCCGGTTGATGAAAAAAAGGGTCATTTGATTTTAGGGGAGGTGGAGCAGGATAATGGCGTGTTTGAAAGCAGTGGGGGGAGGGTGATCTTTGCCATTGGCAGAGGAAAATCCTTATTAGAAGCCAGAAACCATGCTTATGAAATCGCTCAAAAGGTGCATTTTGAAGGCATGTTTTATCGCAAGGATATTGGTTTTAAGGTGTTAGATTTGAAAGAATATTCTTAA
- a CDS encoding ABC transporter ATP-binding protein: protein MLVEIENLTKTYGSLKALDNISLKLPKQQFIGLLGPNGAGKTTLLKILAGLNLNYQGEVKILNQKIGIETKKSVAFLSDGDFLDPKLTPLKAIAFYRDFFSDFDESKALDLLKRFSVPLKREFKALSKGMREKLQLILTLSRNASLYLFDEPVAGIDPIAREEIFELIAKEFSQNASLLVSTHLVVDVEKYLDSAIFLKEAKVVAFGGVGELKKGYSSLEAAYKERLK from the coding sequence ATGCTAGTAGAAATAGAGAATTTGACTAAAACTTATGGGAGTTTAAAAGCGTTAGACAATATCAGTTTGAAACTACCCAAACAACAATTTATAGGGCTTTTAGGCCCTAATGGGGCGGGTAAAACCACTCTGTTAAAGATTTTAGCCGGATTGAATTTGAACTATCAAGGGGAAGTGAAAATTTTAAATCAAAAGATCGGCATAGAGACGAAAAAAAGCGTGGCGTTTTTAAGCGATGGCGATTTTTTAGATCCTAAATTAACGCCTTTAAAAGCGATCGCTTTTTACAGGGATTTTTTTAGCGATTTTGATGAATCAAAAGCCCTAGATTTACTCAAACGCTTCAGCGTGCCTTTAAAAAGAGAGTTTAAAGCCCTTTCAAAAGGCATGAGGGAAAAATTACAGCTGATTTTAACCCTATCACGAAACGCTTCTTTGTATCTTTTTGATGAGCCGGTGGCTGGGATTGATCCTATTGCAAGAGAAGAGATTTTTGAGTTAATCGCTAAGGAGTTTAGCCAAAACGCAAGCTTGCTAGTCTCTACGCATTTGGTGGTGGATGTGGAAAAGTATTTAGACAGCGCGATTTTTTTAAAAGAAGCTAAAGTGGTGGCTTTTGGGGGTGTGGGAGAATTGAAAAAAGGGTATAGCAGTTTGGAAGCGGCGTATAAAGAAAGGCTGAAATAA